The sequence ATCCCAGCGCAGCCCCACGTCCTTCGTGGCGCTGGGCCGTGCCATCGCCGCGTGCCGGTCCTTGCCCTTTCCAGCCAGACCGAAGGAGGGCAGACGCGTGGGCAGCTCCCGCTGCTCTCCAGGGATGGGCAGCACTTTGGCTCCTCTTTGCTTTCAGCATCCCTCGACCCAGATGTGCTCCCTATCCCTGGAAGGGCATGGTGGGATCCTGGGAGATGGGTACCCCCAGCCATGGGGGCGATGGCAGGACCCCGTGCAGAGCCAAGGGGATGAGATGCTCAGCGGCTTGGCCCCGGCCGTGCTGAGCCTGGACAGCTGGAGGGGCTGCCGAACTGAAACCCAGCAAGACGGCTTCCTTCCTGGCAGCTTAGCCAGCAGGAAGGGGAGCCGGCTCGAAAAGGGAGCTGTCAGCAGCggcagagctgcccgcagccgccCTGGGCATCGCCCGCCGCGTTTCCTGCGAACACAAAAGCCTCGCAGGGCTCGGGACCTGCCCGGGTAAACAACCAGCGCTGCGGCGAGGGAGCAGCAAACCCTCCCGGGGACGCGGCGTTGCCACCACGCTGGGTTGGGCTGCTTGGAAGCACAACCCCCTGCTCCCGAGTTATGCCGGCGAACGCGGAAAAGGAGCTCTGGGGAGGCCCAGGGAGCTGTCGGCTGCGGcttgcagagccctggcacgTCTCTGGCACTTGGCATGTGGCTCCCAAGTGGGGCAATGAGGCGTGGGGGCCTTGCTGGGTTTTTGCAGGGCTTTATGTGAGGTAACTGTGCCGAAAACCCCGGTCTCGCATGCCCTGGCTGAGGACCGTGGGGAGATGGTGCCGCTGCTTCCCCAGGAGCCGGGGAGGGACGTGCGGGGGGGTCTCTGGTTGTGGTCCCCGTGGGGTGCTGGCAGCGGCAGGGTTAAGCCGGCTCAGCTCCCTGCTGCGGGGTGGGTACCTGCGGTCACTGCCTCGCCTGGACTTTGGTCTTGGCTGGTACCCCGTGCCAAGGAAACTGGGGGCCAACTGTGGGCACGGAGCCAGCCTCCAGAGCCGGCCGTGCGTGGAGCTGCTGTTCTGCCTGGGGTGAGCGGGCAGGAAGGCTGAGCCGCTCGGCAGGGTGCAACTCCATGCTCTCCATGGACCCATGGGCGAGCAGGAGGGCTGGCCTGGGGGCCAGAGAGCCCTCCCCTGCGTCCCCAGTGCTGCCTATGGCCGTGCAGGGATGGGAGGGAGCTACCCGCACCCCGCCTTAGCTCCAGTGTTTGCCTTTCCAGCTCCCAGCAGGATCCTGCTTTCAAGCAGAGCCGGGCTTGTTTGGAGCTGTTTGGAAGCCACAAAGCCTTGGCCGGGCTCCTGGCAGCCGTCTGCAGCTCCCTCGTGCTGGCGTAGCTCTGCCTGGCATGTTAAGAGCAATGTTGGGGAGCAAGGGGTGAGCAGAACCCTCCTGAGATCCTCAGGGATGCAGCTCCCCACGCTATCCTGTAGGTCCGTGCGATGCCAGCCACCATCAGGGGACGTGTGGCTGGGCATCCTGTCCCCAGGGGACTAGAGACACATGCCCTTGTACGGGGAGGCAGCAAGGGACCAGTGGTGCTGGGCTTGGCTCCCGTCTTGCCCCAGGAGCCTCTCCGCTCGCCGCTGCTCTTCCGTATTCCCCCCGTGACGGCTGTGTCTCTCCCCACAGATCCGGCTGCGGTGCCAGAAGGGGATCCCGCCCTCGCTGCGGGGCCGAGCCTGGCAATACCTCTCCGGGAGCAAGGTCAAGCTGGAGCAGAACATCGGCAAGTTTGACGTGAGTGCTGCCGGGGCCAGGGTGCTGGTGGAGGGGGCGGTGCTGGGAtggctcctgctccctccagggctggggtgTCTGTTGGGGTCCCAGACGCTGCTTGTTCCCGCTGTGCGGGGGTGAAGGAGGCTAGCATCACAGCCTGTGGGGGCTGACCCATGACCTGATGGGGCTCATGTTCGGGGCAGAGCCAGGTCCAGCCCCGTGGCTGCTCCGGCGGCTCGCTGCAGGTCCCACGTGTCAGAGTGGTTGCTCACCCCaaccctctgctccccaggaaCTGGATCTCCTCCCAGGGGACCCGAAGTGGCTGGACGTGATCGAGCGCGATCTCCATCGGCAGTTCCCCTTCCACGAGATGTTCGTCTCGCGCGGAGGTCACGGGTAAGCGGAGCTGCTGCCTGTCCGGTCCTCGGCAGCCACCGGGCTGGACCAGCACCATGGGGTAGGCACAGACTATCCCAGCTCAGTCACACTCGTGCCCCTGCAGTGTCCCCTGCTGTCCTTATGCCCCCCAGCTCACGCTGGCTGAAAACAGGACGGCTTCCCAGGAGCTCAGTGCTGCAGCACCCAGCGGGGTGGGAATTGCCATGGCAGGAGGGATGAGGTGGCCGGCCGTGGCCTCCATTTCACCAGGGAAGTGCCGTTCCCGGCAAGGAAATGCCATTCCCCATGTGCCAGGGAGTGTCTGTGCCCCTGTGCTTGCAGCCGGGTCCCTGCCTGGCCACAGCTCACCCTGAGCCAGCATCCCTGGGAGATGGTAGGTGCCCGCAGTTCCCTGTCTCGCCTCTCGGATCCAGGCAGGATGGGGCCTCGGTGGGCAGAGCTTCCCAGAGCAAGCAGAGCCGTGATTATCGTGTCCCGGAGCCCTGGGTTTGTGTGGAAGAAGGATCCCAGCCAGGGACTGACTCAGGCTTATGGGGGAAGAGTGGTGGCCAGTGGCCGGCCTGCGGTGCTGGGTCACCGGACGGTGCCAAGTGCCGGTTTGATCCGCgggggaggctgctgggctgcGCCCGTGCTCTCTCtccacctctccctccccgggCTGTCTCCGCAGGCAGCAGGACCTGTTTCGGGTACTGAAGGCGTACACGCTGTACCGCCCGGAGGAGGGCTACTGCCAGGCCCAGGCCCCCATCGCCGCCGTCCTGCTCATGCACATGCCGGCCGAGGTATGAGCACGCAGGGAGACCCGGTGGCCCGAGAGCTGGGACCAGTGGGAGGGTGTGGGTGGCTTTGGGGTGGTGCTGGGCTCCCAGCACCTGTTTATGCCCAATCTTGGCTGGTGCAGGGAGGAGCCCttcgccccagcccgctcccttggtccctgggagcagggtgggggctgcagggacgtCCCCCGGGGTCACCTGGGTGCTCACCCCCTGTCCTTGGCTTGCAGCAAGCGTTCTGGTGCCTGGTGCAGATCTGTGAGAAGTACCTCCCCGGCTACTACAGCGAGAAGCTGGTGAGTAAAGGGTCCGCGGTGCCTTCAGCAGTGGCAGGGACCTGCGGTGTCTCCCAGGCCTAAAGCTCCCCCAGctcctcagcctggagaaagaagagagatccTGGGTGCTCCCACAGTCTCCCTGTTGTACCAGGGTGCCCCGGAGCATCCTGCAGTCAGGGATGGGGGTGCTCAGCGTAGCTTTGCTGCTGGCGTCCGTGGGGGACAGCTCTGCTCCCATAGCCGGGTCTGGACGGAGGGTAGGCTGCTCCTCCGCTGGGGCCGGGCACTGGGAAGCTGATCTCAGGGCTCACCGGGGCTTCTTGACGCTCTCCCTGCAGGAGGCCATTCAGCTGGATGGGCAGATCCTCTTCTCGCTGCTGCACAAGGTCTCGCCCGTGGCCTACAAGCACCTGAGCAAGCAGAAGATCGACCCCATCCTCTACATGACGGAGTGGTTCATGTGCGCCTTCTCCCGCACGCTGCCCTGGAGCTCCGTCCTGCGTGTCTGGGACATGTTCTTCTGTGAAGGTAGAAGCTCcccaccatcctcttcctcctggggTGACCGGCTGCAGCCCCTGTGGCGTATGGACGGCActcggggctgcagcaggagcgcTGCCGTGGCTGCTTGCCTGTGCCTGGCACATGGGAGCCCTTGTAGGGCAGGTTTGGGGCAGCCCCGAGACTGGGCTGTTTTCCTGGGGGTTAGGGGGCACGTGCATCCCAAATCCACCCTGACCCGCTAGCAGGACTGAGAGCTGGTGCCCCACGCCATCTGAGGGACGTGGTGGCAGCGTCACCCCGTCCTGCCTGGCACTCGCTGCCTCGCCTCTCTCCGTGCAGGGGTGAAGATCATCTTCCGGGTGGGCCTCGTGCTGCTCAAACACACCCTGGGCTCCTCGGACAAGCTCAAGTCCTGCCAGGGCCAGTACGAGACCATGGAGCGGCTGAGGGCCCTCAGCCCCAAGATCATGCAGGAGACCTTCCTGGTGCAGGAGGTGAGGTGCTGGGCAGAGTCTGGgagccccagtgccccccagttgGCCACGCTGCTGGACTGGGCTGCCCATGGGTGGGCAGAGCTGGCGCAGCGCGGGGACGGTCCCCAAAAGGCTTGGGTTTGGGGGTGACCCTGCCGCAGTGGCTGGGGTGCAGAGCTGGCCCCGGGTGGCATCGTCACTGTCGGGGGAGATGCTGATGGCACGAGCCTGTCCCCGCAGGTCATCGAGCTGCCGGTGACGGAGCGTCAGATCGAGCGGGAGCACCTGATCCAGCTGAAGAAGTGGCGGGAGACGCACGGGGAGCTGCAGTGCAAGTCCCCCCCGCGCCTGCACGGCGCCAAGGCCATCAGCGAGGCCGAGCCCCCCACCCGCAAGGCGCTGGAGCCCGTCCCCTCCATCATCGTCCCCCCCGGGCCAGCTCCCGTGCCCAAGGCCCGCAAGAGcaaggagaagagcagagaaaagggCCCGGCCAGCCCTGCCAACGGCCCCGGGGCTGAGGGCAACGGGGCACCCGGCTCGGCCCGGGAGctgctgcacccccaggtctCCCCCCACCACCAGTCCAAGGAGAGCCTGAGCTCCCGGGAGAGCGAGGACACGTACTTGTAGGGCCGGTGCGGTGCTGGGTCCGCACCCCGGGGCAGCCGGGCTCAGCTGGGCTGCGCACGGACCCGGGCTCAAGGacgctgctgggggctgtgcgGGGACCCGGGGCGCTGTTGGGGGGACgggctggagggatgggggacaccGTGGCCCTTGTGGCTCGAAgctggggtggggttgggggggggggcaggcacaACCCCGGGAGGTTGGCGAGGTGCGGTGACCGAAGTGGGGACGCTTTGGGTCTGCGCTGGGTGCCCACCCCGGCAGGGTGCTGGCGCCGCAAGCGGTGGGAGCCCTGGCAGGGGGTGGCTGAGCCACCCGAGCTCCCTCCCCGCACCCCGGGGGGCATCCGGGCTGCCCCACGGGCCCTTCTCTCTCTGTCCCACGGCCCCTCGACCTGCtgcccccaggctccctcccatgcccgcctcctccccccccctccccattcccaccctGCGCTGGCTGGGCAGACCCAGTGGCGCGGGGGGACTGGGGGTACGTGAGgagccggcccccccccccccccccctcctctttatCTAGCGAGGATATATCAAGCTGTAGCCCTAGATGTAGTACCGAATTTACCTACTCACTGAGCCTATTTATTATTCCTCCGTGGCAGTAACCGTCGCAGGACAGGGAcccaggctgggagctgcaggcaggacgCGCCGGAAGCAGCGGGATGTGATGCCAGACCACGACCCGGGGGGCTaaagccccccaccccccccattacccccctccctgggctcccCACGGCGGGGAGCGTTCACCCTGCCGGGGccattcccactgctgccaccccctACCACCACCCCGTCCCCGGCGGAGGTGAGAGGGGGTGGGCGAGGGGCCGGGTGCTCCCCCATTGCGGGGTCCCCTCTctcctgcgcccccccccccgccctccccaagGGCCGGGGGTGGCTTTGTAAAATAAAGCGGGGAAAAAACGGTTTTGTACAAAGGGGTAAATAAAGCAAGGATTGTGTAAAGGCGCAGCGCCTGCGGCTCCCCCCCCCGTCTCTTCCCGTCGCCCTTTGGGGATGGGGTAAAGGGGGGGCGCGGGATGGGGGGTGTGGGTGCTCCCCCTCGCCTCCTACCTCCTCCTGCACCAACGTCAGCTTCGGGGAGTCGCCCTGTCCCCTGGGTGaggggggacacccagcacctgTGTCCCCGGTGCTGGGGAGGGTCCTGCTGCCGTCACCCCCCCGTCACTGCCCCAGCGCAGCCACCCCGGGGTGActgagcccggccccggcccccccccaccgctgtctcgcccagccctggggctgcccccgtTTGAAGTGTAAATGGCAGGACGCTGAGACCTGCCCCAGCTTGTGAcagccatggctgctgccaggccctggggggctcttggggggcGGCTGCCATGGGGTGATAGCCCTTCCAGTCCCCTAGAcgtgcccccccacacacacgcagCATCACAGCTCCTGTGGCCAAATAGAACCGGGAGATCCTAATTTATCCCGTGGCACCCCAGAGCTCAGCTTTCCACGCACAAACTGGTGCCCAagccctctctgcctccctccctctgcttcccGCAGGCGGGAATTCTGCCCAGACTTCCATTCCTTCCCCCCAAAGCTCTCTTTTCCCAGGGATCATCTGAAGGATGGTGCCTATTTGCGGTGCTGGGTTCCCCCCTGCCCCTGGAAACCTCggctctggggctgctgccctggtTTTGGTAAATCCCCGCTGCCGGGCCGGCTTATGGGGCTTATCCTTGGATTTGGGGCcgaggctggagaagctgctggatGCTGGGGTGAGCCTGGCCGGG comes from Larus michahellis chromosome 13, bLarMic1.1, whole genome shotgun sequence and encodes:
- the TBC1D10A gene encoding TBC1 domain family member 10A isoform X2 → MGEQEGWPGGQRALPCVPSAAYGRAGMGGSYPHPALAPVFAFPAPSRILLSSRAGLVWSCLEATKPWPGSWQPSAAPSCWRSSAWHVKSNVGEQGIRLRCQKGIPPSLRGRAWQYLSGSKVKLEQNIGKFDELDLLPGDPKWLDVIERDLHRQFPFHEMFVSRGGHGQQDLFRVLKAYTLYRPEEGYCQAQAPIAAVLLMHMPAEQAFWCLVQICEKYLPGYYSEKLEAIQLDGQILFSLLHKVSPVAYKHLSKQKIDPILYMTEWFMCAFSRTLPWSSVLRVWDMFFCEGVKIIFRVGLVLLKHTLGSSDKLKSCQGQYETMERLRALSPKIMQETFLVQEVIELPVTERQIEREHLIQLKKWRETHGELQCKSPPRLHGAKAISEAEPPTRKALEPVPSIIVPPGPAPVPKARKSKEKSREKGPASPANGPGAEGNGAPGSARELLHPQVSPHHQSKESLSSRESEDTYL
- the TBC1D10A gene encoding TBC1 domain family member 10A isoform X1 encodes the protein MAKSRGGGGPGSPGGRHHSLAGTRESLAEPGGDELSSLGSDSEVNGGGPEERRVDKFGFIVGSRSAEGPLEEVPLEVLRQRESKWLDMLNNWDKWMAKKHKKIRLRCQKGIPPSLRGRAWQYLSGSKVKLEQNIGKFDELDLLPGDPKWLDVIERDLHRQFPFHEMFVSRGGHGQQDLFRVLKAYTLYRPEEGYCQAQAPIAAVLLMHMPAEQAFWCLVQICEKYLPGYYSEKLEAIQLDGQILFSLLHKVSPVAYKHLSKQKIDPILYMTEWFMCAFSRTLPWSSVLRVWDMFFCEGVKIIFRVGLVLLKHTLGSSDKLKSCQGQYETMERLRALSPKIMQETFLVQEVIELPVTERQIEREHLIQLKKWRETHGELQCKSPPRLHGAKAISEAEPPTRKALEPVPSIIVPPGPAPVPKARKSKEKSREKGPASPANGPGAEGNGAPGSARELLHPQVSPHHQSKESLSSRESEDTYL
- the TBC1D10A gene encoding TBC1 domain family member 10A isoform X3 produces the protein MLNNWDKWMAKKHKKIRLRCQKGIPPSLRGRAWQYLSGSKVKLEQNIGKFDELDLLPGDPKWLDVIERDLHRQFPFHEMFVSRGGHGQQDLFRVLKAYTLYRPEEGYCQAQAPIAAVLLMHMPAEQAFWCLVQICEKYLPGYYSEKLEAIQLDGQILFSLLHKVSPVAYKHLSKQKIDPILYMTEWFMCAFSRTLPWSSVLRVWDMFFCEGVKIIFRVGLVLLKHTLGSSDKLKSCQGQYETMERLRALSPKIMQETFLVQEVIELPVTERQIEREHLIQLKKWRETHGELQCKSPPRLHGAKAISEAEPPTRKALEPVPSIIVPPGPAPVPKARKSKEKSREKGPASPANGPGAEGNGAPGSARELLHPQVSPHHQSKESLSSRESEDTYL